Proteins encoded together in one Etheostoma cragini isolate CJK2018 chromosome 11, CSU_Ecrag_1.0, whole genome shotgun sequence window:
- the LOC117952408 gene encoding olfactory receptor 13C2-like: MDIGFNVTYITFDGHVEVQKYRYLYFVIMFTAYILIICSNSTIVCIIVINKSLHEPMYIFIAALLINSVLYSTAIYPKLLIDFLSEQQIISYSACLFQWFLCYTLVVSEFFLLSGMAYDRYVSICKPLQYHTIIRTKTVNIFLILAWLLPACQISVGPLLIANEKLCYFFLKAIICNSTVNKLQCVSSTVLNILGLIVFVIGVPLPVLFILFTYTRIFIATYRSSREVRRKAAQTCLPHLLVLINFSCLIAYDVLLPRLGIDFHKTVRLIMSLQLVMYHPLFNPIMYGLKMKEIYKHLKRLFLRVC, translated from the coding sequence ATGGATATTGGATTTAACGTAACGTATATAACTTTTGATGGACATGTAGAAGTGCAGAAATACAGATATCTTTATTTTGTGATCATGTTTACAGCATATATTCTTATAATTTGCAGTAATTCTACCATTGTGTGCATTATAGTGATTAACAAATCCCTCCATGAGcctatgtacattttcattgcagctTTGTTAATCAACTCTGTTCTTTACAGCACTGCTATCTATCCAAAGCTTTTGATTGACTTTTTATCTGAACAACAGATTATATCTTATTCAGCCTGTCTCTTTCAGTGGTTTCTTTGTTACACTCTAGTTGTTTCAGAATTCTTCCTGTTGTCAGGCATGGCCTATGACagatatgtgtctatatgtaaaCCATTGCAATATCACACTATCATAAGAACAAAAACTGTTAATATTTTCCTAATTTTAGCTTGGCTTCTGCCTGCTTGTCAGATATCAGTGGGACCGTTGCTGATTGCTAATGAAAAactctgttacttttttttgaaagcAATAATTTGCAACAGCACGGTTAACAAACTTCAATGTGTGAGTTCAACAGTACTGAATATTTTGGGATTAATTGTGTTTGTAATTGGTGTACCTCTCCCAGTACTCTTCATACTCTTTACATACACCAGGATATTTATAGCAACCTATCGAAGTAGTAGAGAAGTCAGgagaaaagctgcacagacctgtTTACCCCACCTGTTGGTTCTGATCAACTTTTCCTGTTTGATTGCATATGATGTACTTCTACCTCGACTGGGAATTGATTTCCACAAAACTGTACGTTTAATAATGTCTTTACAACTAGTAATGTATCACCCTCTATTTAATCCAATCATGTATGgactaaaaatgaaagaaatttatAAACACCTCAAGAGATTGTTCTTGAGAGTGTGCTGA